Within the Methanomicrobium sp. W14 genome, the region TGGAGTAAACCTCTGTTTCTTCCCGGGTTTTCTTTTCAGGGAAAACCGGGAATAATGATTCGCTTCCGCCAGGTTCTTTCCGGAAACTTTCGTGTCTGTTCTCATCGTTTGAACTGCCGTTGTTTTTGAAATTTTCTTTGTTTGCCGAAAAATTTGTGATGTCCTGAATTATCTGATTTTTCAGGTTTTCAGGGAGTTTCAGAAGACCTCTTTTTGCGTAAGGAGTTGCAAGTATCAGTTGTTTCATTTTCCACCGCCCCCAGACTATGTTTAGAATCGCCGGTATTTTGATAATTAATGTTTCATGCTTAAATTTGTATGCAAATGATACCTTAACAGAAAAGTTTAAAAAATTATTTATGTTACTTAGTCTTTCCGGATTTTTTTAGTAGTTCCGGCATTTTTCGTTGTCACTGAAAAATCCGGCATGGTCTGGAGTGGAATTTATCTCGTCTGAAACCGAGTATACAATTTTTCCGTCTTTTTTTTCAGGTATCACAACTCCTGATTCGGAAAGCCTTTTTAAATGCCATAATACGGTAGATACGGCAATGCCAAGTTTTTTGGAGAGTTCGGATGCCGAAACTCCGTTGGACGACCCGATTGTTCTGCATATCCTCTTTGAAGTTCTGCTTTTGAAAAGCATGAATATATCCTGCTCAAAGGGTGTGTATTTCTCGTTGTTCTGAAAATAAAAGACAAATCCGTATTTTTTCCTTTCTGTAATCCTGTTCTGCCCAAGAAGGATGTTTACATGGTAACTGAGTGTTCCCCTGTTTATACCTGTATTTCTGGATATATCCGTAAAATTTGATCCGGGATTTTCACAGATGTAATCATATATTCTTTTTCTTGAAGGGTTTTTCAAAACGTCCTTTTCAGTTATCCGTTTAAACCCGAGTGCCGCAAACATGCACAGTGAGTTTATGATCTCCAGTGCCGGCGTCATTGCGGGAAAGAAGGTTACTGCAAAGAACATCAGGTAGTATTTAAGTGAAATTTCCCACCAGCAGACCGGAACTATATCCTGGGGTTCTCCGCCGGACGGAAGCGAACTGCTATATGATATCGTATAACCTTCTGACGGGTTTCCCGGAAGAATGCAAAACGCTGTCACTAACAGTGCGAGACATAGTGATATTTCTGCAATTTTTCCGGTTTTGCGGGTGAACATAATCATTTTTCTTCAGGCTTTCGGGCCGTTGAAATATTAAAGTATATTTATATATAAATCCTGTGTGAGAATCATCTAAGCATTAATTTACGGCAGAAGTTTCCGGGCGGTTTTTCCGTTGTAATTTAGAGGATTTTCACATAAACGGTATATTTTCACGTGACTGAATGGTAAATCCGGATACATCACGGAAATGATTGATATGAATGTAAAACCAAATGATGAAAATACCGGGTGCAGAGCAGTGTTCTGCATTTTGGCTGTCCTGGCCCTTGCGGTATTTCTGCCGGGTGCAGCCTGTGCGGACACAAATGTAAGCATATCGGCAGACCCTGTAGTAATACCTTCGTGCGGTGAGAATATCATTTTCTCGGGGAATACCGACTCCTTCCAGGACTACAGGCTTTTGATAATCGGGCCTGGTTTTATAAAAAAAGACAGTATCCTGCC harbors:
- a CDS encoding winged helix-turn-helix transcriptional regulator, whose translation is MFTRKTGKIAEISLCLALLVTAFCILPGNPSEGYTISYSSSLPSGGEPQDIVPVCWWEISLKYYLMFFAVTFFPAMTPALEIINSLCMFAALGFKRITEKDVLKNPSRKRIYDYICENPGSNFTDISRNTGINRGTLSYHVNILLGQNRITERKKYGFVFYFQNNEKYTPFEQDIFMLFKSRTSKRICRTIGSSNGVSASELSKKLGIAVSTVLWHLKRLSESGVVIPEKKDGKIVYSVSDEINSTPDHAGFFSDNEKCRNY